Proteins co-encoded in one Brassica rapa cultivar Chiifu-401-42 chromosome A02, CAAS_Brap_v3.01, whole genome shotgun sequence genomic window:
- the LOC103853573 gene encoding protein ABHD11 has product MSAVSCSTASSSGGCGLRSQLKTCALPAFASLNFGRTGPHSQSDRLSTHRLELVHGNRKSRGTTICMTLVDERQSTGQNVVDPPRILAYDLVQGALVKWTWKEDKSVPDTPTAVLLHGILGSGKNWGTFARRLAHEFPTWQFLLVDLRCHGDSASLKKRGPNSVATTASDVLKLVGQLRLTPRVLVGHSFGGKVVLSMVEQAAKPLPRPVRAWVLDATPGKVRAGGDGEDHPRELISFLRTLPKVVSSKREILNALIKEGFSNDVSQWVVTNLRPTGPLCSSFSWTFDLDGISQLYQSYEETNLWNFVENLPRGVHVNFLKAERSLHRWALEDLQRIHAAEELASEEGGGVEMHVLEDAGHWVHTDNPDGLFRILSSSFQVLRA; this is encoded by the exons ATGTCGGCGGTCTCGTGCTCCACGGCTAGCTCTAGCGGTGGATGTGGATTGAGGTCTCAACTAAAGACATGTGCTTTACCAGCATTCGCCTCTCTTAATTTCGGCAGAACTGGGCCACACTCTCAG AGTGACAGATTAAGTACTCATCGGTTGGAATTGGTACATGGCAACCGTAAGTCAAGAGGAACAACTATCTGTATGACATTAGTCGACGAAAGACAATCCACGGGCCAAAATGTTGTCGACCCTCCTCGGATCCTG GCGTACGATCTTGTTCAGGGGGCTCTT GTGAAGTGGACATGGAAGGAGGACAAGTCTGTTCCAGATACACCTACTGCTGTTCTTCTACATGGAATTTTAGGCAGCGGCAAAAACTGGG GCACTTTTGCTCGAAGATTGGCTCATGAGTTCCCAACTTGGCAG TTTCTCCTGGTAGACTTGCGTTGCCATGGGGATTCAGCGTCTCTCAAGAAGAGAGGTCCAAACTCTGTTGCTACAACTGCTTCTGATGTTCTAAAACTT GTTGGTCAGTTGAGGTTAACACCTCGGGTCCTTGTTGGTCACAGCTTTGGAGGGAAAG TTGTTTTAAGCATGGTGGAACAAGCAGCTAAGCCTCTTCCTCGACCAGTCCGA GCTTGGGTGTTGGATGCCACTCCTGGAAAGGTTCGTGCAGGAGGAGATGGAGAGGATCATCCACGAGAGCTTATATCATTTCTACGTACATTGCCTAAAGTG GTCTCATCAAAGCGAGAAATTTTAAACGCTCTTATCAAAGAAGGGTTTTCGAATGATGTATCACAG TGGGTTGTTACCAATCTGAGACCTACTGGACCATTGTGCTCTAGCTTCTCGTGGACATTTGACTTGGACGGGATCTCCCAACTTTATCAGTCCTACGAAGAAACAAATCTTTG GAACTTTGTTGAGAACCTGCCAAGAGGAGTACATGTGAATTTTCTTAAAGCGGAAAGAAGCTTGCACCGTTGGGCCCTAGAAGACCTTCAACGAATCCACGCCGCTGAAGAGCTCGCCTCTGAAGAAGGTGGCGGCGTAGAAATGCATGTCCTGGAAGATGCCGGTCACTGG GTTCACACGGACAACCCGGATGGCCTCTTCAGGATCTTGTCATCTTCATTCCAGGTTCTCAGAGCCTAG